The following proteins are co-located in the Flavobacterium sp. CECT 9288 genome:
- a CDS encoding KUP/HAK/KT family potassium transporter, whose protein sequence is MNASHKDLHTKWTLGGLLISLGIIYGDIGTSPLYVMKAILGTHFIEADIVLGGISCVFWTLTLQTTIKYVIITLSADNHGEGGIFALYALVKKTKIQWLIVPAIIGGSALLADGIITPPISVSSAVEGIRTYYPEINTIPIVITILFILFMIQQFGTKLVGKFFAPMMLIWFAMLAILGISQITQNTEVLKAVNPYYAYHLLSIHPEGFFVLGFVFLCTTGAEALYSDMGHCGRKNIRISWVFVKLALVLNYFGQAAYLLKHEGETLQSIGGKNGNPFYLIMPDWFQPIGIVIATLAAVIASQALISGSFTLINEAMRLNFWPKVKIKYPTELKGQLYIPSINWLLFIGCVGIVLHFEESSNMEHAYGLAIILCMIMTTILLNYYLIMKRVKLYFIIPLITIYLGIEFSFLAANITKFAEGGYVTLLIAISLISVMTIWYLAKKINKSYTKLVKIEDYKKVLVELSADLSIPKYATHLVYMTNAGRVDEIEEKVMYSILQKRPKRADIYWFVHVNILTEPYKTEYKVTEIVKDDLYRVDFNLGFREPTKINLMFREVIRDMVKKGEVDITSRYESLNKNNIIGDFKFVLSEKFLSNDSDLRWHEKLIMNSYFFIKKLSLSEERAFGLDSSSVKIEKFPMVLHAPENIGLTRVK, encoded by the coding sequence TTTTAGGTGGCATCTCTTGTGTATTTTGGACGCTTACACTACAAACAACCATTAAATATGTGATTATCACACTTAGTGCAGACAATCACGGTGAAGGCGGAATATTTGCATTGTACGCACTAGTCAAGAAAACTAAAATTCAATGGCTAATTGTACCCGCAATTATTGGAGGAAGCGCTTTATTAGCTGATGGTATCATTACGCCTCCTATATCGGTTTCTTCAGCTGTTGAGGGAATAAGGACATACTACCCTGAAATTAATACCATTCCAATTGTAATAACAATACTTTTCATATTGTTTATGATCCAACAATTTGGGACAAAACTTGTGGGTAAATTCTTTGCTCCCATGATGCTTATTTGGTTTGCAATGCTTGCTATCCTAGGTATATCACAAATTACTCAAAATACCGAAGTTTTAAAAGCTGTAAACCCTTACTATGCTTACCACTTATTATCTATACATCCTGAAGGATTTTTTGTATTAGGTTTTGTTTTCTTGTGTACAACTGGTGCTGAGGCATTGTACTCTGACATGGGACATTGCGGGCGTAAAAATATCCGAATTAGTTGGGTATTTGTAAAACTAGCATTGGTACTAAACTATTTTGGACAAGCCGCATACCTTTTAAAACATGAAGGTGAAACATTACAAAGTATTGGTGGAAAAAATGGAAATCCGTTTTACTTAATCATGCCTGATTGGTTTCAACCAATAGGAATTGTAATAGCTACACTTGCTGCTGTTATTGCCTCTCAAGCTTTGATTAGTGGTTCTTTTACCTTAATAAATGAAGCTATGAGGCTTAACTTTTGGCCAAAAGTTAAAATCAAATATCCTACAGAATTAAAGGGACAATTGTACATTCCGTCAATCAACTGGTTGTTGTTTATAGGGTGTGTTGGTATTGTATTGCATTTTGAAGAGTCCAGCAACATGGAGCATGCTTACGGACTAGCTATTATACTTTGTATGATCATGACTACCATTTTATTGAATTATTACTTGATTATGAAAAGGGTTAAATTGTACTTTATAATTCCTTTAATAACCATTTATCTAGGAATTGAATTCAGTTTTTTAGCTGCTAATATTACAAAATTTGCCGAAGGAGGATACGTAACACTTTTAATTGCAATATCGTTAATATCAGTAATGACTATTTGGTATTTGGCTAAGAAAATTAATAAAAGTTACACCAAATTGGTTAAAATTGAAGACTATAAAAAAGTACTTGTTGAATTAAGTGCCGATTTATCTATACCAAAATACGCCACTCACTTAGTATACATGACTAATGCTGGACGAGTTGATGAAATTGAGGAAAAGGTAATGTACTCTATCTTACAAAAAAGACCTAAAAGAGCTGATATATACTGGTTTGTTCATGTAAACATACTTACAGAACCATACAAAACTGAATACAAAGTTACCGAAATTGTAAAAGACGATTTATACCGTGTTGACTTTAACCTAGGTTTTAGAGAACCTACTAAAATCAATCTCATGTTCCGTGAAGTAATTCGTGACATGGTGAAAAAAGGTGAAGTAGATATTACTAGTAGATATGAATCTCTAAACAAAAACAATATCATTGGAGATTTTAAATTTGTATTATCCGAAAAATTCCTTTCAAACGATAGTGATTTAAGATGGCATGAAAAATTAATCATGAATTCATACTTCTTTATCAAAAAACTAAGTCTTTCCGAAGAACGCGCTTTTGGTTTAGACAGTAGTTCTGTTAAAATTGAAAAATTCCCAATGGTACTTCATGCACCAGAAAACATAGGGCTCACGCGAGTAAAATAA
- a CDS encoding RsmB/NOP family class I SAM-dependent RNA methyltransferase codes for MRLHRNLVYTTIDALNAIFNEGEYADKVVARSLKKDKRWGSSDRKFVAETIYEIVRWKRLYSEIAEVKEPYDRDNLWRMFSVWAVLRGYPIPDWRQLEGTPERKIKGRFDELSKVRALKESIPDWMDELGVSELGEKVWSKEITAQNQPAKVILRVNTLKTTREALRAILMDLNIETDVLKDQPDALVLRERANVFLTDAFKQGFFEVQDANSQLVAAFLDVKPGMRVVDTCAGAGGKTLHIASLMENKGQLIAMDLYESKLKQLKIRAKRDGAFNIEYRIIDSTKVIKKLHERADRVLIDAPCSGLGVLKRNPDAKWKLKPEFIDNIRKVQSEVLESYSKIVKPGGKLVYATCSILPSENQDQVKRFLTTEIGKQFTFVKDHKILASESGFDGFYMALLERKE; via the coding sequence ATGAGATTACACAGAAATTTAGTTTACACAACAATAGATGCTTTAAATGCTATTTTTAATGAAGGTGAATATGCCGATAAAGTAGTAGCAAGATCCTTAAAAAAAGACAAACGCTGGGGAAGTTCAGACAGGAAGTTTGTAGCCGAAACCATTTATGAAATTGTGCGCTGGAAACGATTATACTCTGAAATTGCAGAGGTTAAAGAGCCATATGATAGAGATAATTTATGGAGAATGTTCTCTGTATGGGCTGTTTTAAGAGGCTACCCAATCCCTGATTGGCGCCAGCTTGAAGGTACTCCTGAACGAAAAATAAAAGGTCGTTTTGATGAATTATCAAAAGTAAGAGCTCTGAAAGAATCTATACCTGATTGGATGGATGAACTTGGCGTAAGCGAACTTGGTGAAAAAGTTTGGTCTAAAGAAATCACAGCCCAAAACCAACCTGCAAAAGTAATCCTTAGAGTAAATACCTTAAAAACAACTCGAGAAGCTTTGCGTGCTATTTTAATGGATTTAAACATTGAAACAGACGTTTTAAAAGACCAACCAGATGCACTTGTTTTAAGAGAAAGAGCTAATGTTTTCTTGACAGATGCTTTTAAACAAGGCTTTTTTGAGGTTCAAGATGCAAATTCTCAACTAGTTGCAGCATTTTTAGACGTAAAACCAGGAATGAGAGTAGTTGATACGTGTGCAGGTGCAGGCGGAAAAACATTGCACATTGCCTCTTTGATGGAAAATAAAGGACAATTAATTGCAATGGATTTATATGAAAGTAAATTAAAGCAATTAAAAATTAGAGCCAAAAGAGATGGTGCTTTCAATATTGAGTACCGTATTATCGACTCTACTAAAGTTATAAAAAAATTACACGAGAGAGCTGACAGAGTTTTAATTGATGCTCCATGTAGTGGTTTAGGAGTTTTAAAAAGAAATCCTGATGCTAAATGGAAATTAAAACCAGAGTTTATTGATAACATTCGTAAAGTACAATCTGAAGTACTTGAAAGTTATTCAAAAATTGTAAAACCAGGAGGAAAATTAGTGTATGCAACTTGCTCTATTTTACCATCTGAAAACCAAGATCAAGTGAAACGTTTTTTAACTACCGAAATTGGAAAACAATTTACTTTCGTTAAAGATCATAAAATCCTAGCGTCAGAGTCAGGCTTTGATGGCTTTTACATGGCACTTTTAGAACGTAAAGAATAA
- a CDS encoding RluA family pseudouridine synthase, translating into MNNNIDTIDLEDELFEHFRFEVPKGQASLRIDKYLMGLIQNATRNKIQTAASEGNIFVNDATVKSNYKVKAHDIVRVMLSHPPYENHIIPEDIPLDIVYEDDTLLLINKLPGMVVHPGHGNYTGTLVHALAHHFDNLPMNSSERPGLVHRIDKDTSGLLVIAKTEAAMTHLAKQFEAKTSEREYVALVWGNVAEDSGTIEGNLARHLKDRMQMAVFADPEIGKPAVTHYKVLERFGYVTLISCQLETGRTHQIRAHMKHIGHPLFNDERYGGHLILKGTTFTKYKQFIDNCFKALPRQALHAKTLGFIHPTTGEMMRFDTELPQDFQDCIEKWRGYSKSHMTDEENQ; encoded by the coding sequence ATGAACAATAATATAGATACAATAGATTTAGAAGACGAATTATTTGAACATTTTAGGTTTGAAGTTCCTAAAGGGCAAGCCTCTTTAAGAATTGACAAATACTTGATGGGTTTAATACAAAATGCAACCCGAAATAAAATTCAAACTGCAGCCAGTGAAGGGAATATTTTTGTAAATGATGCCACGGTTAAGTCAAATTACAAAGTTAAGGCACATGATATAGTGCGAGTTATGCTTTCACATCCTCCGTATGAAAATCATATTATTCCAGAGGATATTCCGCTTGATATTGTTTATGAAGATGATACTTTATTGTTGATCAATAAATTACCTGGAATGGTAGTGCATCCTGGTCATGGGAATTATACTGGAACCTTAGTTCATGCGTTAGCCCATCATTTTGATAATTTGCCTATGAATAGTAGTGAACGTCCTGGACTTGTTCACCGAATTGATAAAGACACATCAGGCTTGTTAGTCATTGCAAAGACCGAGGCTGCCATGACGCATCTTGCCAAACAATTTGAAGCAAAAACATCAGAAAGAGAGTATGTTGCTCTTGTTTGGGGCAATGTGGCAGAGGATAGCGGTACTATAGAAGGAAATTTAGCTAGACATTTGAAAGATCGAATGCAAATGGCTGTTTTTGCTGATCCTGAAATAGGGAAACCTGCTGTAACACATTATAAAGTTTTAGAACGTTTTGGGTATGTTACTTTAATATCGTGTCAGCTAGAGACTGGACGAACACATCAAATTCGGGCCCATATGAAACACATTGGGCATCCTTTATTTAATGATGAGCGTTATGGAGGTCACTTGATCTTGAAAGGAACTACATTTACAAAATACAAACAGTTTATTGACAACTGTTTTAAAGCGTTACCAAGGCAAGCACTTCACGCAAAAACACTCGGATTCATACATCCTACTACTGGTGAAATGATGCGTTTTGATACTGAGTTGCCTCAAGATTTTCAAGATTGTATTGAAAAATGGCGTGGTTACTCTAAATCACACATGACTGACGAAGAGAATCAATAA
- a CDS encoding PASTA domain-containing protein, whose product MSLRKYLTSRVFVVQVILALGIIVALVYLFMHWLTFTTDHGNEISVPDLRKLTEEQVEEKLDELDLDYELLDSVDYRSDFPQFSVVEQDPTPGTKVKVGRKIYIKINTSGYSSVRIPDLVNKTYREAVPTLKALGLDEGTVTYVPNLGKDMVLEMRYKGRNLKAGDRVLKSSKIDLVLGDGKMSFEEEESAADTLAAPIEEIPVDEQ is encoded by the coding sequence ATGAGTTTACGTAAGTATCTTACCAGTCGTGTTTTTGTAGTTCAAGTAATTTTAGCACTTGGGATTATTGTTGCTTTAGTGTATTTATTCATGCATTGGCTTACATTTACCACAGATCACGGTAATGAAATTTCGGTTCCAGATTTAAGAAAATTAACAGAGGAGCAAGTAGAAGAAAAACTCGATGAGCTTGATCTAGACTATGAACTATTAGACAGTGTTGATTATAGAAGTGATTTTCCTCAGTTTAGTGTTGTAGAACAAGATCCTACACCAGGTACTAAGGTGAAAGTAGGTAGAAAAATTTATATAAAAATAAATACCTCAGGATATTCATCTGTACGAATTCCTGATTTAGTTAATAAAACGTACCGCGAAGCTGTTCCTACTTTAAAAGCACTTGGACTTGATGAAGGAACTGTTACTTATGTGCCAAACTTAGGGAAAGATATGGTGCTAGAGATGCGTTATAAAGGAAGGAATTTAAAAGCAGGTGATAGAGTGCTTAAATCGTCCAAAATTGACTTGGTCTTGGGAGATGGAAAAATGAGTTTTGAAGAAGAAGAAAGCGCTGCAGATACCCTTGCGGCACCAATAGAAGAAATACCAGTTGATGAACAATAA
- a CDS encoding D-alanine--D-alanine ligase: MKNIAIIMGGYSSEYKISLISGNVVYQYLDKTKYNGFRIHILKEKWVYVDANDAEFPIDKNDFSVTVAGNKITFDCVFNAIHGTPGEDGLMQAYFELLHIPQTSCDYYQAALTFNKRDLLSVLKPYGIKTATSYYLNKGDVINTAEIVAKVGLPCFVKPNKAGSSFGISKVKTAAELPIAIEVAYKEDNEIIIESFLDGTEVSVGVINYKGTVTVLPITEIVSENDFFDYEAKYLGKSQEITPARISDEMTQKVSEIAKRAYEVLKMKGFSRSEFIIVNEEPHMLEMNTIPGLTTESLIPQQAKAAGITLEDLFTNAIELAI; this comes from the coding sequence ATGAAAAATATTGCCATCATCATGGGCGGATATTCTAGTGAATATAAAATATCACTTATCAGCGGAAACGTTGTCTATCAATACCTTGACAAGACAAAATACAATGGCTTTCGCATCCATATCCTAAAAGAAAAATGGGTTTACGTTGACGCAAATGATGCTGAATTTCCAATAGATAAAAATGATTTCTCCGTAACTGTTGCAGGCAACAAGATTACTTTCGATTGTGTTTTCAATGCCATTCACGGTACACCCGGCGAAGATGGATTAATGCAGGCCTACTTTGAACTATTACACATTCCGCAAACTTCTTGCGATTATTACCAGGCCGCATTAACGTTCAATAAACGCGATTTACTTTCAGTTTTAAAACCGTATGGTATAAAAACTGCTACTTCTTACTATTTAAACAAAGGCGATGTCATCAATACCGCTGAAATTGTTGCTAAAGTTGGTTTGCCTTGCTTTGTAAAACCCAATAAAGCAGGTTCTAGCTTCGGAATTTCTAAAGTAAAAACAGCCGCCGAATTACCTATCGCAATTGAAGTTGCATACAAAGAAGATAACGAAATAATAATAGAAAGTTTTCTTGACGGAACTGAGGTTTCTGTAGGTGTTATTAATTATAAAGGAACAGTGACCGTTTTACCGATAACCGAAATCGTTTCAGAAAATGATTTTTTTGATTATGAAGCCAAATATTTAGGAAAGTCTCAAGAAATTACACCGGCAAGAATCTCAGATGAAATGACACAAAAAGTCAGCGAGATTGCTAAACGTGCATACGAAGTACTCAAAATGAAAGGTTTCTCCAGAAGCGAATTTATTATTGTAAATGAAGAACCACACATGCTTGAAATGAATACTATTCCTGGACTTACAACGGAAAGTTTGATTCCGCAACAAGCCAAAGCAGCAGGAATAACACTTGAAGATTTATTTACAAATGCTATTGAACTAGCCATATAA
- the coaD gene encoding pantetheine-phosphate adenylyltransferase encodes MRKAIFPGSFDPITLGHEDIIKRSLPLFDEIVIAIGVNAEKKYMFSLEERKRFIEETFKDVTKVSVITYEGLTTDLCKKLKADFILRGLRNPADFEFEKAIAHTNRRLSKIETVFLLTAAKTSYISSSIVRDVIRNGGQYEMLVPDAVRIK; translated from the coding sequence ATGAGAAAAGCAATTTTTCCTGGATCATTTGATCCTATCACACTAGGTCATGAAGACATCATAAAAAGAAGCTTACCCTTATTTGATGAAATAGTTATTGCCATAGGTGTCAATGCCGAAAAAAAATACATGTTCTCTCTTGAAGAAAGAAAAAGATTTATTGAGGAGACTTTTAAGGATGTAACTAAAGTTTCAGTAATTACCTATGAAGGATTAACAACTGATCTTTGCAAAAAATTAAAAGCTGATTTTATCCTGCGTGGTTTACGCAATCCAGCCGATTTTGAATTCGAAAAAGCCATTGCGCACACCAATCGTAGATTATCAAAAATAGAAACTGTGTTTTTATTGACCGCAGCAAAAACATCGTACATCAGTTCCAGTATAGTACGAGATGTAATTCGTAACGGTGGACAATATGAAATGTTAGTTCCTGATGCTGTTAGGATAAAATAG
- a CDS encoding FUSC family protein: MKTNKLTDLTDQELITEQKKRKSTSISYSIIIGIMIGVSIYGYIKNGFSFFTVMPIMFFPTFIINWKNYQEAINEVKSRNIK; the protein is encoded by the coding sequence ATGAAAACAAATAAATTAACAGATCTGACAGACCAGGAATTAATTACTGAACAAAAAAAGAGAAAAAGTACTAGCATTTCATATTCTATTATAATCGGAATTATGATTGGAGTTTCAATTTATGGATATATAAAAAATGGATTTTCATTTTTTACCGTAATGCCAATAATGTTTTTTCCTACTTTTATAATAAATTGGAAAAATTACCAAGAAGCAATAAATGAAGTTAAATCTCGAAATATAAAATGA
- a CDS encoding alkylphosphonate utilization protein, which yields MSIERELSKRSGSKCELCGSTENLKVYQVLPTKKGGLDESIMACTTCIDQIENPDKVDLNHWRCLNDSMWSEHTAVQVVAWRMLSRMRNAGWPQELLDQMYLDEEVLAWAQATGEGEEDENKIIHRDSNGVILETGDSVVLIKDLKVKGSSMVAKQGTAVRNIRLDHENAEYIEGKVDGQTIVIITQYVKKT from the coding sequence ATGAGTATAGAAAGAGAATTAAGCAAACGCAGCGGGTCAAAATGTGAACTATGCGGGTCAACTGAGAACCTAAAAGTATATCAAGTTTTACCTACCAAAAAAGGCGGACTTGACGAAAGTATTATGGCTTGTACTACATGCATTGACCAAATTGAAAATCCAGATAAAGTAGATTTAAATCACTGGAGATGTTTAAATGACAGCATGTGGAGTGAACATACTGCGGTACAAGTTGTTGCATGGAGAATGTTAAGTCGTATGCGAAATGCGGGATGGCCTCAGGAATTATTAGACCAAATGTATCTTGATGAAGAAGTTTTAGCTTGGGCCCAAGCTACAGGCGAAGGCGAGGAAGACGAAAACAAAATCATACACCGCGATAGTAATGGAGTCATACTAGAAACAGGCGACTCGGTTGTATTAATCAAAGATTTAAAAGTAAAAGGATCTAGCATGGTTGCAAAGCAAGGAACTGCTGTACGTAACATTAGACTTGATCATGAAAACGCTGAATATATTGAGGGAAAAGTAGATGGTCAAACTATCGTAATTATCACTCAGTATGTAAAGAAAACTTAG
- a CDS encoding DEAD/DEAH box helicase → MNTKHHSNNILLNLGIESLNEMQEVAQDAILNDNNILLLSPTGSGKTLAFLLPIFEMLQPEILSVQCLILVPSRELGLQIEQVWKKMGTDYKVNVCYGGHSIDTEIKNLSNPPAVLIGTPGRIADHIDRGTFRVDKIQTLILDEFDKSLQLGFHEQMSYIIGKLTKLNKRVLVSATSDIEIPKYTRVLNPTILDFIPEHVVETNLSMRMVVSKDKDKMGSLFNLICSLKSQAAIVFCNHRDAAERISDTLNAKGIYATYYHGGMDQEERERALIQFRNGSMTYLITTDLAARGLDIPEMKHVIHYHLPSKEDEFTHRNGRTARMQNSGTAYIIFNESEKKLDYIDYSMTELKVENTVSLPKPPEFQTIYISGGKKNKLNKIDIVGFFSQKGKLEKGDLGLIEVKDFISFAAVKFNKVKDLLHAIKDEKMKGKKYKIEVARKVIKKEEE, encoded by the coding sequence ATGAATACGAAGCACCACTCCAACAATATACTTTTGAATTTAGGTATAGAAAGCCTAAATGAAATGCAAGAAGTAGCACAAGATGCTATCCTGAATGACAATAATATTTTATTACTTTCTCCTACAGGTTCAGGGAAAACACTCGCTTTTTTACTACCAATATTTGAAATGCTACAGCCGGAAATACTTTCGGTGCAATGCTTAATTTTAGTTCCCTCACGTGAATTGGGACTCCAAATAGAACAAGTTTGGAAAAAAATGGGAACCGATTATAAAGTAAATGTATGCTACGGAGGGCACTCCATAGATACTGAAATCAAAAACTTAAGCAATCCGCCAGCTGTTTTGATAGGAACTCCAGGTAGAATTGCAGATCATATTGATAGAGGAACTTTTAGGGTTGATAAAATTCAAACCTTAATTTTAGATGAATTTGATAAATCATTACAGCTTGGTTTTCATGAACAAATGTCTTATATTATAGGGAAGTTAACTAAATTGAATAAACGAGTATTGGTTTCAGCTACTTCAGATATTGAAATACCTAAATATACACGTGTACTTAATCCTACTATTTTGGATTTTATTCCTGAGCATGTTGTTGAAACCAATCTTTCTATGCGAATGGTTGTTTCTAAAGACAAGGATAAAATGGGTAGTTTGTTTAACTTAATTTGTTCTTTGAAGTCACAAGCTGCAATCGTATTTTGTAATCATAGAGACGCTGCTGAAAGAATAAGTGATACTTTGAATGCAAAAGGTATTTATGCTACGTATTACCACGGCGGCATGGATCAAGAGGAGCGTGAGCGAGCGCTTATACAATTTAGAAATGGAAGTATGACGTATTTAATAACCACTGATTTGGCTGCTCGTGGACTTGATATTCCAGAAATGAAGCACGTTATTCACTATCATTTACCATCAAAAGAAGATGAGTTTACGCATAGAAACGGACGTACTGCTAGGATGCAAAACTCAGGTACCGCTTATATTATTTTCAACGAAAGTGAGAAAAAGCTAGATTATATTGATTATTCCATGACGGAATTGAAAGTGGAGAATACTGTCAGTTTACCAAAACCGCCTGAATTTCAAACTATTTACATCAGTGGTGGGAAGAAAAATAAATTGAATAAAATTGATATTGTAGGCTTCTTTTCTCAAAAAGGAAAATTAGAAAAAGGAGATTTAGGCCTTATTGAAGTCAAAGATTTTATTTCATTTGCAGCAGTAAAATTCAATAAAGTAAAAGATTTATTGCACGCCATCAAGGATGAAAAAATGAAGGGTAAAAAATATAAAATTGAAGTTGCGCGAAAAGTAATCAAGAAAGAGGAGGAGTAG
- a CDS encoding M14 family metallopeptidase, translating into MKYLHYFLLLFSICSLAQNQNKYDTFFEKGNGNQSASYPETIAYYKLLAKDFLTINMQEMGLTDSGEPLHMVVFNPEKQFDFGEIQKNKAVILINNGIHAGEPDGIDASMQLFRDLALGKIKAPKNSVIVCIPVYNIGGALNRNSTSRANQDGPEVYGFRGNARNFDLNRDFIKSDTRNTKSFVDIFHKINADVFIDNHVSNGSDYQYKLTYIMTQHNKLGTVLGDFLNTKMMPSIVADLQKKKIETTPYVNAFQDTPDKGFAQFFESPRYATGYTSLFNTIGFVVETHMLKKYADRVKVTYEYMKSTIDYTDENYKIIKELRLKNENQYAPRKKYSLKWEIDTTKTESFFFKGFEASYKKSDVTTGNRLYYDQKKPFQKNIPYNREYKSVKEITIPEAYIIPKGFWPVIDLLKSNTITYSQLKNDTIIEVESYKIADFKTSSSAYEGHYLHRNTTVNNTIEKKAFAKGDYLIPTQQKGIKYILETLEPEAVDSFFNWNFFDTVLQQKEGYSDYVFEDTATQIFKENPSLKAEFETKKQNDEAFLKNPEAQLDWIYKHSVYYEKAHLQYPVYRVLK; encoded by the coding sequence ATGAAATACTTACACTACTTTTTGCTTTTATTTAGTATTTGTTCTTTGGCACAAAATCAAAATAAATACGATACTTTTTTTGAGAAAGGCAATGGCAATCAATCGGCATCCTACCCAGAAACTATTGCTTATTACAAATTATTGGCAAAAGATTTCCTAACCATTAACATGCAAGAAATGGGGTTAACAGACAGCGGAGAACCACTTCACATGGTTGTTTTTAATCCTGAAAAGCAATTTGATTTTGGAGAAATCCAAAAAAACAAAGCCGTAATCTTGATTAATAACGGTATTCATGCCGGTGAACCAGACGGAATTGATGCTAGTATGCAACTATTTAGAGATTTAGCTTTAGGCAAAATAAAAGCACCCAAAAATTCGGTAATCGTTTGTATACCTGTTTATAATATTGGAGGTGCTTTAAATAGAAATTCGACCTCAAGAGCCAATCAAGACGGACCCGAAGTGTACGGTTTTCGTGGAAACGCAAGAAATTTTGACTTAAATCGGGATTTCATCAAATCAGATACCCGAAACACGAAAAGTTTTGTGGACATTTTCCATAAAATAAATGCCGATGTTTTTATTGACAACCATGTTAGTAATGGATCTGATTACCAGTACAAACTCACTTATATCATGACTCAACACAATAAATTAGGAACTGTTTTAGGTGATTTTTTAAATACTAAAATGATGCCGTCAATTGTAGCTGATTTACAAAAAAAGAAAATAGAAACCACTCCTTACGTAAATGCGTTTCAAGACACTCCTGACAAGGGATTTGCACAATTTTTTGAAAGTCCAAGGTATGCTACTGGATACACTTCACTATTCAATACAATAGGCTTTGTGGTGGAGACACACATGCTGAAAAAATATGCTGATCGTGTAAAAGTTACTTATGAATACATGAAATCAACGATTGATTACACCGATGAAAATTACAAAATCATCAAGGAACTAAGGTTAAAAAACGAAAACCAATATGCTCCAAGGAAAAAATACTCCTTAAAATGGGAAATTGACACCACTAAAACCGAATCATTCTTTTTTAAAGGTTTTGAAGCGAGCTATAAAAAAAGTGACGTTACAACAGGAAATCGACTTTATTACGATCAAAAAAAACCATTTCAAAAAAACATTCCCTACAATAGAGAATACAAATCTGTAAAAGAAATTACAATCCCAGAAGCTTACATTATTCCAAAAGGTTTTTGGCCTGTAATTGATTTATTAAAAAGCAACACCATAACTTATTCTCAACTTAAAAACGATACCATTATTGAAGTAGAAAGTTATAAAATAGCTGATTTTAAAACTAGTAGTTCAGCCTATGAAGGACATTATCTACATCGAAATACAACCGTAAACAATACAATTGAGAAAAAGGCATTCGCCAAAGGTGATTATCTGATTCCTACGCAACAAAAAGGGATTAAATACATTCTTGAAACTTTAGAGCCCGAGGCAGTGGATTCTTTTTTCAATTGGAATTTTTTTGATACAGTACTCCAACAAAAAGAGGGCTATTCTGACTATGTTTTTGAAGATACTGCAACTCAAATTTTTAAAGAAAACCCATCTTTGAAAGCAGAATTTGAAACAAAAAAACAAAATGACGAAGCCTTTTTAAAAAATCCAGAAGCGCAACTAGATTGGATATACAAACATTCGGTTTACTATGAAAAGGCACATTTGCAATATCCTGTGTATCGAGTTTTAAAATAA
- a CDS encoding NUDIX hydrolase, producing MYKVFVNDKPLFLTNHISKETDFQLFLLESIDIEHLIVKIFQNKINKAYLYHPDETLIMKTLKAKIPVCKAGGGLVYNKKGEVLFIFRNGKWDLPKGGIEKGEDIEDTAMREVEEETGVNGLSISHKLQKTYHVFKRNGKYKLKVTHWFEMQSTFEGTPQGQLEEGIEKVAWMNPEQIKEALKNSYENIKLLFEEEEKLVK from the coding sequence ATGTATAAAGTTTTTGTTAACGACAAACCACTTTTTTTGACAAATCACATCTCAAAGGAAACAGATTTTCAATTGTTTCTTCTAGAGAGTATTGATATTGAGCATCTTATAGTGAAAATTTTTCAAAATAAAATTAATAAAGCCTATTTATATCATCCGGATGAGACCTTGATTATGAAGACTTTGAAAGCCAAAATTCCTGTTTGTAAAGCTGGTGGCGGACTGGTCTATAATAAAAAAGGAGAGGTTTTATTCATTTTTAGAAACGGAAAATGGGATTTACCTAAAGGCGGAATTGAAAAAGGGGAGGATATTGAGGATACCGCAATGCGCGAAGTAGAAGAGGAAACAGGTGTAAATGGGTTGTCAATTTCTCACAAATTACAAAAAACGTATCATGTTTTTAAAAGAAATGGCAAGTATAAGCTGAAAGTTACACACTGGTTTGAAATGCAGTCCACTTTTGAAGGAACGCCTCAAGGACAATTAGAAGAAGGAATTGAAAAAGTTGCTTGGATGAATCCAGAACAAATAAAAGAGGCATTGAAAAACTCCTATGAAAATATCAAATTATTGTTTGAAGAAGAAGAGAAGCTAGTGAAATAG